One window of the Nocardia huaxiensis genome contains the following:
- a CDS encoding dihydrofolate reductase family protein, with amino-acid sequence MGRLTYGMNISVDGYTVDAKGELPDVGPDDEVHQFWNDRVRDTALSLYGRKLYELMAGYWPTAAQDPDIPPVEAEFARLWMAMPKVVFSQTLSSVDWNSRLETGDVVEVAKKLKAETDGMLEVAGATLAAPLVQAGLVDEFIVVVNPVAIGGGTPFFPTLQQWVKLELVENRTFSKTGSILLRFVPVRD; translated from the coding sequence ATGGGCAGACTGACATATGGCATGAACATTTCGGTGGACGGCTACACGGTCGATGCGAAGGGGGAGCTTCCCGACGTCGGGCCGGACGATGAGGTGCATCAGTTCTGGAACGACCGGGTCCGCGACACCGCGCTGTCGCTGTACGGGCGCAAGCTGTACGAGTTGATGGCGGGGTACTGGCCCACCGCCGCCCAGGACCCGGATATCCCCCCGGTGGAGGCCGAGTTCGCCCGGCTGTGGATGGCGATGCCGAAAGTGGTGTTCTCGCAGACACTTTCCTCGGTCGACTGGAACTCCCGGCTGGAAACGGGCGACGTGGTCGAGGTCGCGAAGAAGCTCAAGGCCGAGACCGACGGGATGCTGGAGGTCGCGGGGGCCACCCTGGCCGCACCGCTGGTCCAGGCCGGTCTGGTGGACGAGTTCATCGTGGTGGTCAATCCGGTCGCGATCGGCGGCGGCACGCCGTTCTTCCCCACGCTGCAACAGTGGGTCAAGCTCGAACTGGTGGAGAATCGCACCTTCTCGAAGACGGGCTCGATCCTGCTGCGCTTCGTTCCGGTGCGCGACTAG
- a CDS encoding Lrp/AsnC family transcriptional regulator — translation MSDHSASRGGPVLDEIAKQIIAELQEDGRRAYATIGKAVGLSEAAVRQRVQKLADAGVIQIVAVTDPLQVGLFRQAMIAITVEGPVQPVVDALAVIDEINYVVVCAGRYDVLCEAVCPNDEALLELVSTRIRALAGVRHAEIMVYLKLRKQTYKYGTR, via the coding sequence GTGAGCGACCACAGTGCGAGCAGGGGCGGGCCGGTGCTCGATGAGATTGCCAAGCAGATCATCGCCGAGTTGCAGGAGGACGGGCGGCGGGCGTACGCCACCATCGGGAAGGCGGTGGGGTTGTCGGAGGCCGCGGTGCGGCAGCGGGTGCAGAAGCTGGCCGATGCGGGGGTGATTCAGATTGTGGCGGTGACGGATCCGCTGCAGGTGGGATTGTTCCGGCAGGCCATGATCGCGATCACGGTGGAGGGGCCGGTGCAGCCGGTGGTGGACGCGCTGGCGGTGATCGACGAGATCAATTATGTGGTGGTGTGCGCGGGACGGTACGACGTGCTGTGTGAGGCGGTGTGCCCGAATGACGAGGCGCTGCTCGAACTGGTGTCGACGCGGATTCGGGCACTCGCGGGGGTGCGGCATGCGGAGATCATGGTGTATCTGAAGCTGCGCAAGCAGACCTACAAGTACGGGACGCGCTGA
- a CDS encoding cobalamin biosynthesis protein, with the protein MTSANPPLPEVPPGYAVGVGMRSGLPAEAILHAIREVLGQALIQCLATVDRRAHEPGLVKAAESLGVPLLTYRPRELSQVPVPNPSARTAEALGTPSVAEAAALLAASAAQLTVAKHAVGGVTIAAAAIHR; encoded by the coding sequence ATGACCTCGGCAAATCCGCCACTACCCGAAGTGCCGCCCGGCTACGCGGTAGGCGTAGGCATGCGCAGTGGTCTACCCGCCGAGGCGATCCTCCACGCCATCCGAGAAGTGCTGGGCCAGGCCCTGATCCAGTGCCTGGCCACTGTCGACCGCCGCGCGCACGAGCCCGGCCTGGTGAAAGCCGCCGAGTCACTGGGCGTTCCGCTGCTGACCTACCGCCCGCGAGAACTGTCCCAGGTTCCGGTCCCGAATCCGTCCGCCCGCACAGCCGAGGCACTGGGCACCCCCAGTGTGGCCGAGGCCGCAGCCCTCCTGGCCGCATCCGCTGCCCAGCTGACCGTCGCAAAGCACGCAGTCGGAGGAGTAACCATCGCGGCCGCCGCCATCCACCGCTGA
- a CDS encoding helix-turn-helix domain-containing protein, with the protein MAEQDGNEAEHGDDLAGAFGANVRRRREDAGLTLEQLSTRSSVSRAMLSKVERGEKSPTIGVASRIAHALDTSLSDLIGGPDAPASGAVVVLRKNDRPVFRDPETGFERHMVSAAPGAGGGELIVHHLPAQVSTGLLPAYPPGTEKQLVVLDGTLTVLLGGISETLHAGDSVFFQADADHGFANRTDAPCEYIMLISRRS; encoded by the coding sequence GTGGCCGAGCAAGACGGAAACGAGGCCGAGCACGGCGACGACCTGGCCGGGGCGTTCGGCGCCAATGTGCGGCGGCGGCGCGAGGACGCGGGCCTGACGCTGGAGCAGCTGTCCACCCGGTCCTCGGTCAGCCGGGCGATGCTGTCGAAAGTCGAACGCGGAGAGAAGAGTCCGACGATCGGCGTCGCATCCAGGATCGCCCACGCACTCGACACATCGCTCTCGGATCTGATCGGCGGGCCGGACGCGCCCGCATCCGGCGCGGTCGTCGTCCTGCGCAAGAACGATCGCCCCGTGTTCCGCGACCCGGAAACCGGATTCGAACGCCACATGGTGTCGGCCGCCCCGGGTGCGGGCGGCGGCGAGCTGATCGTCCACCACCTCCCCGCACAGGTCTCCACCGGACTGCTGCCCGCCTACCCGCCGGGCACGGAGAAGCAGCTCGTGGTGCTCGACGGCACCCTCACGGTCCTGCTCGGCGGGATCAGCGAGACCCTGCACGCCGGCGACTCCGTGTTCTTCCAGGCCGACGCCGACCACGGCTTCGCCAACCGCACCGACGCCCCCTGCGAATACATCATGCTCATCTCACGCCGGAGCTGA
- a CDS encoding PPOX class F420-dependent oxidoreductase yields the protein MTQLSAELKQHIDDVPVYATVATVNPDGQPHLTVVWLLRDGEDLIYSTTVSRQQYKNVIRDPRATVMINPPDRPFVYAQVRGKVTIEPDPERALPDRASLKFTGKPYREFNPNSVHDAERVVVRITPTKVIGRF from the coding sequence GTGACCCAGCTCTCGGCAGAACTGAAGCAGCACATCGACGACGTCCCGGTCTACGCGACCGTGGCCACCGTGAACCCCGACGGCCAGCCCCACCTGACCGTGGTCTGGCTCCTCCGCGACGGCGAGGACCTGATCTACTCCACGACGGTCTCCCGTCAGCAGTACAAGAACGTCATCCGCGACCCCCGCGCCACGGTCATGATCAATCCTCCGGATCGCCCGTTCGTCTACGCCCAGGTGCGTGGCAAGGTGACCATCGAACCGGATCCCGAGCGCGCCCTCCCGGACCGGGCCTCGCTCAAGTTCACCGGCAAGCCCTATCGCGAGTTCAATCCGAATTCGGTGCACGACGCCGAGCGCGTCGTCGTCCGCATCACCCCCACGAAGGTGATCGGCCGGTTCTGA
- the cobA gene encoding uroporphyrinogen-III C-methyltransferase, with amino-acid sequence MVGLDLNGRRVVVVGGGTVAQRRLGLLIASGADVHVISREATPAVEGMATSGQITLELREYRDGDLDGAWYAMACTDEPATNAAVVAEATCRRVFCVRADIAREGTAVTPATARYDGMTLGVLAGGQHRRSAALRTAFLEALQSGVVTDDSAPPVPGVALIGGGPGDPDLITVRGRRLLARANLVVADRLAPPELLAELGPDVEVVDAAKIPYGRAMAQEAINTALVEGAKAGKFVVRLKGGDPYVFGRGFEELEACVEAGVPVTVVPGVTSAISVPALAGIPVTHRGVTHEFVVVSGHVAPDHPDSLVDWPALARLRGTIVLLMAVERIEQFAQALLDGGRKADTPATVIQEGSLRTQRVLRADLGTVAERVRAEGIRPPAIIVIGPTAGFLAGAAEAEQSPAGAL; translated from the coding sequence CTGGTAGGGCTGGATCTGAACGGACGCCGCGTGGTCGTGGTGGGCGGCGGGACGGTCGCCCAGCGCCGCCTCGGGCTGCTCATCGCCTCCGGCGCGGACGTGCATGTCATCAGCCGCGAGGCCACCCCGGCCGTGGAGGGTATGGCCACCTCGGGGCAGATCACCCTGGAGTTGCGCGAATACCGCGACGGCGATCTGGACGGCGCCTGGTACGCCATGGCGTGCACCGACGAGCCCGCCACCAATGCGGCCGTGGTCGCCGAGGCCACGTGTCGGCGGGTGTTCTGTGTGCGCGCCGATATCGCGCGTGAGGGCACCGCGGTCACGCCTGCGACCGCCCGCTACGACGGCATGACCCTCGGCGTGCTGGCCGGTGGTCAGCATCGGCGGTCGGCGGCCCTGCGCACCGCGTTCCTGGAAGCCCTGCAATCCGGTGTGGTGACCGATGATTCGGCCCCGCCGGTCCCGGGTGTGGCGCTCATCGGCGGTGGCCCCGGCGACCCGGATCTGATCACCGTGCGCGGCCGTCGCCTGCTGGCGCGCGCGAATCTCGTTGTCGCCGACCGGCTCGCCCCGCCGGAGCTGCTGGCCGAACTCGGCCCCGACGTCGAGGTCGTGGACGCGGCCAAGATCCCGTACGGGCGCGCCATGGCGCAGGAGGCCATCAATACCGCGCTCGTGGAGGGTGCGAAGGCGGGCAAGTTCGTGGTCCGGCTCAAGGGCGGCGACCCGTATGTCTTCGGCCGCGGCTTCGAGGAGCTCGAGGCGTGCGTGGAAGCCGGGGTGCCGGTGACCGTCGTGCCCGGGGTCACCAGTGCCATTTCGGTGCCCGCCCTGGCCGGTATCCCGGTCACACACCGTGGGGTCACACACGAATTCGTGGTGGTCAGCGGGCATGTGGCCCCCGATCACCCGGATTCGCTGGTGGACTGGCCGGCGCTGGCCCGGCTGCGCGGCACCATCGTGCTGCTCATGGCGGTCGAGCGCATCGAACAGTTCGCGCAGGCCCTGCTCGACGGCGGTCGCAAGGCCGACACCCCGGCCACCGTCATCCAGGAGGGCAGCCTGCGCACCCAGCGGGTGCTGCGCGCCGACCTGGGCACCGTGGCCGAACGCGTGCGCGCCGAGGGCATTCGTCCGCCCGCCATCATCGTCATCGGCCCGACCGCGGGATTCCTCGCGGGTGCGGCCGAGGCTGAGCAGTCGCCGGCGGGTGCGCTCTGA
- a CDS encoding phosphotransferase family protein codes for MTSADPNQRRQLTISEMDLDLLATELAEWLGGKVEADDRPKVTSITRPQAGGMSSTTLLFDAEWTERGEAAGGSFVARLAPTADSFPVFEKYDLATQFAVIAGVAEHSGVPVPPLFGLETGSDNVLGAPFFVMRRVEGRVPEDNPPYVFLGWLFDATPDERYTLTRNTVEIIAKLHAIENPVEKFPALAGEGDSLRRHFEAQKAWYDWALARDGFRIPLLERAFDHLEQNWPTDPGPDVLSWGDARPGNIMFDGFSPVAVLDWEMAALGPRELDVAWTLLIHRFFQDIATRFDQPGLPDYMRRSHVEAMYEEFTGHKVRDLDWYLLYAALRHGIVMGRIKRRMIHFGEDTDTTDRDDYVMHRPLLEALLDGTYEWD; via the coding sequence ATGACGTCGGCCGATCCCAATCAGCGGCGGCAGTTGACCATTTCGGAAATGGATCTCGATCTGCTCGCCACCGAACTGGCCGAATGGCTCGGCGGCAAGGTCGAGGCCGATGACCGGCCCAAGGTCACGTCCATCACGCGGCCGCAAGCGGGCGGCATGTCCAGCACCACGCTGCTGTTCGACGCCGAGTGGACCGAGCGGGGCGAGGCGGCGGGCGGCTCGTTCGTGGCCCGCCTGGCGCCCACCGCCGATTCCTTCCCGGTGTTCGAAAAGTATGATCTGGCAACACAGTTCGCGGTGATCGCCGGAGTCGCCGAGCACAGCGGCGTGCCGGTGCCGCCGCTGTTCGGCCTCGAGACCGGGTCCGACAATGTGCTGGGCGCGCCGTTCTTCGTCATGCGACGGGTGGAAGGGCGTGTGCCCGAGGACAATCCGCCGTACGTGTTCCTGGGCTGGCTGTTCGACGCCACCCCGGACGAGCGATACACCTTGACGCGCAATACCGTCGAGATCATCGCCAAGCTGCACGCCATCGAGAATCCGGTCGAGAAGTTCCCGGCGCTCGCGGGCGAGGGCGATTCGCTGCGGCGGCATTTCGAGGCGCAGAAGGCGTGGTACGACTGGGCGCTGGCCCGCGACGGGTTCCGAATCCCGTTGCTGGAGCGCGCCTTCGACCACCTCGAGCAGAACTGGCCGACCGACCCCGGGCCGGATGTGCTCAGCTGGGGTGACGCGCGGCCGGGCAACATCATGTTCGACGGGTTCTCCCCCGTCGCCGTGCTGGACTGGGAGATGGCCGCGCTCGGCCCGCGCGAACTCGATGTGGCGTGGACGCTGCTCATCCACCGCTTCTTCCAGGACATCGCGACCCGCTTCGACCAGCCCGGACTGCCGGATTACATGCGCCGCAGTCACGTCGAGGCCATGTACGAGGAGTTCACCGGGCACAAGGTGCGCGATCTGGACTGGTATCTGCTCTACGCGGCGCTGCGGCACGGCATCGTGATGGGCCGGATCAAGCGCCGCATGATCCATTTCGGCGAGGACACCGACACCACCGACCGCGACGACTACGTGATGCACCGGCCGCTGCTGGAAGCACTGCTCGACGGCACCTACGAATGGGATTGA
- a CDS encoding cytochrome P450: MAVLSSLDLTDLDNFSSGFPHALFAVHRAQAPVYWHEPTAHTPDGEGFWSVATYDEVLRVLNDPVTFSSETGGDRPYGGTVLQDLPQAGVVLNMMDDPRHIRIRRLVSKGLTPMTVRNLEADLRARTRRLLDRIDSGSEHDFLTEVAAELPMQAICFLLGIPESDRHWLFQRVEHVFDMPEALDRAALAQALDELRGYGAELIAQRRRAPGADMLSIVAHAELPDVDPDRLTAEELRSFFTLLFAAGAETTRNAIAGGLLALLEHPDQLRALQSDPALLPSGIEEILRWTAPSPSKRRTVTRPVEFAGHRLEPGQKVLIWEGSANRDERKFPAPSTFDLTRDPNPHLSFGHGIHFCLGAHLARLEMRVVFAELLARFHRFELAGPVEWTRSNRHTGLRHLPLRLYAR; this comes from the coding sequence ATGGCAGTGCTCTCGTCCCTCGACCTCACCGATCTGGACAACTTCTCCTCCGGGTTTCCGCACGCGTTGTTCGCGGTGCATCGGGCGCAAGCGCCCGTGTACTGGCACGAACCGACGGCCCACACCCCTGACGGCGAGGGATTCTGGTCCGTCGCAACCTATGACGAGGTGCTGCGGGTGCTGAACGACCCCGTCACGTTCTCCTCGGAGACGGGTGGGGATCGGCCCTACGGCGGCACGGTGCTGCAGGATCTGCCGCAGGCGGGCGTGGTGTTGAACATGATGGACGATCCGCGGCACATCCGCATTCGGCGATTGGTGTCGAAGGGCTTGACGCCCATGACCGTTCGCAATCTCGAAGCGGACCTGCGAGCGCGCACCCGGCGTTTGCTGGATCGCATCGACAGCGGGTCCGAGCACGACTTCCTCACCGAGGTCGCGGCCGAATTGCCCATGCAGGCCATCTGTTTCCTGCTCGGTATCCCGGAAAGCGACCGGCACTGGCTGTTTCAGCGCGTCGAGCACGTATTCGACATGCCCGAGGCACTCGACCGCGCGGCCTTGGCGCAGGCGCTCGACGAATTGCGGGGCTACGGCGCGGAATTGATCGCGCAGCGGCGGCGTGCCCCCGGCGCGGACATGCTGTCGATCGTCGCGCACGCGGAACTGCCCGACGTCGATCCGGACCGCCTGACCGCCGAGGAGCTGCGTTCGTTCTTCACCCTGCTGTTCGCCGCCGGCGCCGAAACCACCCGCAATGCCATCGCGGGCGGCCTCCTGGCCTTGCTCGAGCACCCGGATCAATTGCGCGCCTTGCAGTCCGATCCCGCCCTGCTGCCCTCCGGGATCGAAGAAATACTGCGCTGGACTGCCCCTTCCCCGTCCAAACGCCGAACCGTCACCCGCCCTGTCGAATTCGCGGGCCACCGGCTCGAACCCGGCCAGAAGGTGCTCATCTGGGAGGGTTCCGCCAATCGTGACGAACGAAAATTCCCCGCCCCCAGCACCTTCGATCTCACCCGCGACCCCAACCCGCACCTGTCCTTCGGCCACGGCATCCACTTCTGCCTGGGCGCACACCTGGCCCGCCTCGAAATGCGCGTCGTCTTCGCGGAACTGCTCGCCCGCTTCCATCGCTTCGAACTCGCGGGCCCCGTCGAATGGACGCGCAGCAACCGCCACACCGGCCTGCGACACCTCCCGCTGCGCCTGTACGCCCGCTGA
- a CDS encoding MFS transporter, with translation MLDKPAATMQYPVTQRAFGLAILVLSGLQLMVVLDGTVMILALPRLQEDLGLSSAGSAWTVTAYGLPFAGLMLLGGRLGDSFGRKRMLIVGVAVFTVASALCGMALNEAWLIAARALQGTGAAIAAPTAFALVATTFAPGRARNQAIAILGSMVAVGSIGGLVLGGAMTELDWRLIFWINVPIGALIILGAVYELRDTEHQRISLDVRGAVLGTVACAAIVFGATEGPAMGWGSPIILGSLIGGVVLLIAFVFAERDVTNPLLPWSLFDSRDRVISFIAIFLASGVLGATTFFVAQFLQNVVGYSPLMAGCASIPFTLGAGVGTAIASKAAMHIQARWLLFAAALVLAGALYFGSTLDRSVEYLPTLLILLSVVGAMVGMVIVILPLCVLVGVDMAHIGPLSAVGQMFMNMGTPFAVGVLSPVAASRTLSLGGETGGKVTDMTTAQIDALGSGYTLVLLVCAIGTAVMGLIALTLRYTPAQLAQAQHAQDEAQKS, from the coding sequence GTGCTCGATAAACCCGCTGCGACGATGCAGTATCCGGTAACCCAGCGGGCGTTCGGGCTCGCGATCCTCGTCTTGAGCGGGCTGCAGCTGATGGTGGTGCTCGACGGCACCGTCATGATCCTGGCGCTGCCGCGACTACAGGAGGATCTGGGTCTGTCCAGCGCGGGCAGCGCGTGGACGGTCACCGCCTACGGTCTGCCGTTCGCGGGCCTCATGCTGCTGGGCGGGCGGCTCGGTGACTCCTTCGGCCGCAAACGCATGCTCATCGTCGGTGTCGCGGTGTTCACCGTGGCGTCGGCGCTGTGCGGGATGGCCTTGAACGAAGCCTGGTTGATCGCGGCCCGTGCCCTGCAGGGCACGGGTGCGGCGATCGCCGCACCGACCGCCTTCGCCTTGGTGGCGACCACATTCGCGCCCGGTCGGGCGCGTAATCAGGCCATCGCCATCCTCGGGTCGATGGTGGCGGTCGGGTCGATCGGCGGTCTGGTGCTCGGCGGCGCGATGACCGAACTCGACTGGCGGCTGATCTTCTGGATCAATGTGCCGATCGGCGCGCTCATCATCCTCGGCGCCGTGTACGAGCTGCGCGACACCGAACATCAGCGCATCTCGCTCGATGTGCGCGGCGCGGTGCTCGGGACGGTGGCCTGCGCGGCCATCGTCTTCGGGGCGACCGAGGGACCGGCCATGGGGTGGGGCAGCCCGATCATTCTCGGGTCGCTCATCGGTGGCGTGGTGCTCTTGATCGCCTTCGTCTTCGCCGAACGCGATGTGACCAATCCGCTGCTGCCGTGGTCGCTGTTCGACAGCCGGGATCGGGTCATCTCGTTCATCGCCATCTTCCTGGCGTCGGGCGTGCTGGGTGCGACCACCTTCTTCGTCGCCCAGTTCCTGCAGAACGTGGTCGGCTATTCGCCGCTGATGGCGGGTTGCGCGAGCATCCCGTTCACGCTCGGCGCGGGTGTCGGCACCGCCATCGCCTCCAAGGCGGCCATGCACATTCAGGCGCGGTGGTTGCTGTTCGCGGCGGCGCTGGTGCTGGCGGGTGCGCTGTATTTCGGCTCCACCCTGGACCGTTCGGTCGAATACCTGCCGACGCTGCTCATCCTGCTGTCGGTGGTCGGCGCCATGGTCGGCATGGTGATCGTGATCCTGCCGCTGTGCGTGCTGGTCGGCGTGGACATGGCCCACATCGGGCCGCTGTCGGCGGTCGGGCAGATGTTCATGAACATGGGCACGCCGTTCGCGGTGGGCGTGCTGAGCCCGGTCGCGGCCTCGCGCACGCTGTCGCTGGGCGGCGAAACCGGCGGCAAGGTCACCGATATGACGACCGCGCAGATCGACGCGCTCGGCAGCGGATACACGCTGGTGCTGCTGGTGTGCGCCATCGGCACCGCCGTCATGGGATTGATCGCCTTGACACTGCGGTACACCCCCGCGCAGCTGGCGCAGGCGCAGCACGCGCAGGACGAAGCTCAGAAGTCCTGA
- a CDS encoding metal-dependent phosphohydrolase — translation MDTDAMLLNRWTALAGPGARPVGEDLVRRYREPHRRYHTVDHLAAMLTVIDDLAEDAEDVAAVRYAAFFHDAVYALDGGDNEERSAVLAETTLPGLGVPPERVAEVARLVRLTSGHHPDPSDRNGGVLCDADLAILAADESTYAAYTSAVRAEYAQIPDELFRKGRAAVLQGLTAQEWLFRTPIARSRYETAARANLAAELAALTSD, via the coding sequence ATGGATACCGACGCGATGCTCCTGAACCGCTGGACGGCCCTGGCCGGCCCGGGCGCGCGACCGGTGGGGGAGGACCTGGTGCGCCGCTACCGCGAACCGCACCGCCGCTACCACACCGTCGATCACCTGGCCGCCATGCTGACCGTCATCGACGATCTGGCCGAGGACGCCGAAGACGTTGCGGCCGTACGCTATGCGGCCTTCTTCCATGACGCCGTCTACGCCCTGGACGGCGGCGACAACGAGGAGCGCAGCGCGGTGCTCGCCGAAACCACCCTGCCCGGCCTCGGCGTCCCGCCCGAGCGGGTGGCCGAGGTGGCGCGCCTGGTCCGGCTCACCTCCGGCCATCATCCCGACCCGTCCGACCGCAATGGCGGCGTTCTCTGCGACGCGGATCTGGCCATCCTCGCCGCCGACGAATCCACCTATGCCGCATACACTTCCGCCGTCCGGGCCGAGTACGCCCAGATCCCCGACGAACTGTTCCGCAAGGGCCGCGCCGCGGTCCTGCAGGGCCTGACCGCCCAGGAGTGGTTGTTCCGCACCCCGATCGCCCGCTCCCGCTACGAGACCGCCGCCCGCGCCAACCTCGCGGCGGAATTGGCCGCTCTGACCAGCGACTAG
- a CDS encoding alpha/beta hydrolase, whose protein sequence is MTGRVVGVLAVLATLLLPFAASAAAYVPAPGVEAKYAQRGPWAVTSEYAFGCCDSTGAAYDIWYPSELGASGVRHPIVTWGDGTDARPDQYAYLLEHLASWGFVVIATENSQAGSGVDIAGAVDYLLDRAADPASVFHGRLDPDSIGAMGHSQGATGALNAMTNSGGRIRTVVPIELPIQLLCSTGDWCPDTRRLTSGSVFLVNGSEDIFISPSTQPVPPQLAGLQSVQAYYDAIPPGIPKVWGTLVGPNHNDVQGQPDCAAASWPCTTGVYGYLGYPTAWLAARLLGDSAAQRAFTEGGEFFTPNPNWCNQIAAGLG, encoded by the coding sequence ATGACAGGTCGCGTCGTCGGTGTGCTGGCGGTGCTCGCCACGCTGTTACTGCCCTTCGCCGCATCCGCAGCCGCCTATGTACCGGCCCCCGGTGTGGAGGCGAAGTATGCCCAGCGCGGCCCGTGGGCGGTGACCAGCGAATACGCTTTCGGCTGCTGCGATTCCACGGGCGCGGCCTACGACATCTGGTATCCGAGCGAGCTGGGCGCGAGCGGGGTGCGGCATCCGATCGTCACCTGGGGTGACGGCACGGATGCGCGTCCGGATCAGTACGCGTATCTGCTCGAGCATCTGGCGTCGTGGGGGTTCGTGGTCATCGCCACCGAGAACTCCCAGGCCGGGTCGGGGGTGGATATCGCCGGGGCCGTGGACTACCTGCTGGACCGGGCCGCCGATCCGGCGAGCGTGTTCCACGGCAGGCTGGACCCGGATTCCATTGGAGCCATGGGGCATTCACAGGGCGCGACCGGCGCGCTCAATGCCATGACGAACTCCGGCGGGCGGATTCGGACGGTGGTGCCGATCGAGCTGCCCATTCAGCTGCTCTGCTCGACCGGCGATTGGTGCCCTGACACTCGGCGGCTGACAAGCGGTTCGGTGTTCCTGGTCAACGGCTCCGAAGATATCTTCATCTCCCCGTCGACCCAGCCTGTGCCGCCGCAGCTGGCCGGTCTGCAATCGGTGCAGGCGTACTACGACGCCATCCCGCCCGGCATCCCGAAGGTGTGGGGCACCCTCGTCGGGCCGAATCACAATGACGTGCAAGGCCAACCGGATTGCGCCGCAGCGAGCTGGCCCTGCACCACCGGCGTCTACGGTTACCTCGGCTATCCCACCGCCTGGCTCGCCGCTCGGCTGCTGGGCGACAGCGCCGCCCAGCGAGCCTTCACCGAGGGTGGCGAGTTCTTCACACCGAATCCCAACTGGTGCAATCAGATCGCCGCCGGGCTCGGCTGA
- a CDS encoding DoxX family protein, whose amino-acid sequence MSVQTADATVDLVEPVPEEPKGWNPATRILFRFVFVYFGLFCVLFPQILISFLGPFFAKLPEDLVMRYAELPSPIVEWVGRHVFDVEAVVRYDSGSGDQTYFFVMVFCLLVVAAVSTLIWTVLDRRRCEYRRLAGWFLLFIRLCLASQMLLYGFAKAIPTQMPEPSLVALLQPYGDFTLMSVLWSQVGTSPVYQILLGCAEVLGGVLLLLPRTTLAGVLLSLVSMAQVFVLNMTYDVPVKLLSFHLLVLCLVLLAPDARRLTSVLLGGAAGPSTSPQPFHGRAARIAAVVQIVLAIWMSAGFAQTGFEGYREWGPDRPRSELYGIWTVDEFTRAGQPVPPLVTDETRWRRVIFDDVRAVYVQGMNDSFTGLPGAVDGDAHTVVLHQDPAAPPWASFTFERPAFDRLLLTGTLDGQPVTMSLTRMDENQFTLRRNGFHLVQDYPNLGAGTS is encoded by the coding sequence ATGAGCGTGCAAACCGCCGACGCCACAGTCGATCTCGTCGAACCGGTGCCGGAGGAACCGAAAGGCTGGAACCCGGCCACGCGAATTCTGTTCCGATTCGTCTTCGTCTACTTCGGCCTGTTCTGCGTGCTGTTCCCGCAGATCCTCATCTCCTTCCTCGGGCCGTTCTTCGCCAAGCTGCCCGAAGACCTGGTGATGCGATACGCGGAACTGCCCAGCCCGATCGTGGAATGGGTGGGCCGCCACGTCTTCGATGTCGAGGCGGTGGTGCGCTACGACTCCGGCAGCGGCGACCAGACCTACTTCTTCGTCATGGTCTTCTGCCTGCTGGTCGTCGCGGCGGTGAGCACGCTGATCTGGACCGTCCTGGATCGCCGACGGTGCGAATACCGCCGCCTCGCAGGTTGGTTCCTGCTGTTCATCCGGTTGTGCCTGGCCTCGCAGATGCTGCTCTACGGTTTCGCCAAGGCGATTCCGACGCAGATGCCGGAGCCGTCCTTGGTCGCGCTGCTGCAACCGTACGGCGATTTCACGCTCATGTCGGTGCTGTGGAGTCAGGTCGGCACCTCGCCGGTCTATCAGATTCTGCTCGGCTGCGCCGAGGTACTGGGCGGCGTGCTACTGCTCCTGCCGCGCACCACGCTCGCGGGCGTACTGCTCAGCCTGGTCAGCATGGCGCAGGTGTTCGTGCTGAACATGACCTACGACGTGCCGGTGAAACTGCTGTCGTTCCACCTCCTGGTGCTGTGCCTGGTGCTGCTGGCCCCGGACGCACGCCGGTTGACATCGGTGCTGCTGGGCGGCGCGGCGGGACCGTCCACCAGCCCGCAGCCCTTCCATGGCCGTGCGGCCCGCATCGCCGCGGTGGTGCAGATCGTGCTGGCGATCTGGATGTCGGCCGGCTTCGCGCAGACCGGGTTCGAGGGCTACCGCGAGTGGGGCCCGGACCGGCCGAGATCCGAGCTGTACGGCATCTGGACGGTGGACGAGTTCACCCGTGCAGGGCAGCCGGTCCCGCCGCTGGTCACGGACGAAACCCGATGGCGGCGAGTGATCTTCGATGACGTGCGCGCGGTCTACGTGCAGGGGATGAACGATTCGTTCACGGGACTGCCCGGCGCGGTCGATGGTGACGCGCACACCGTTGTCCTGCACCAGGATCCGGCGGCGCCGCCCTGGGCCAGCTTCACCTTCGAACGTCCGGCCTTCGACCGCCTGCTGCTGACCGGCACGCTGGACGGGCAACCGGTGACCATGTCGCTCACCCGAATGGATGAGAATCAGTTCACCCTGCGCCGCAATGGATTCCATCTCGTGCAGGATTACCCCAACCTGGGGGCGGGCACCTCCTGA